GCTCTTTTCCGGTTTTAATTACATTATAATATTCAGCGTTGTTATACAAAACATTCAATTTATCAATGCTTTGTGATAATGAGCTATGGGAAGTTGTAAAGATGAAAATTATTAAAAGAATAAAATATTTCATTTTTAAAAATTTATATTAACAAGGCAAATATCAAATTTATAATTAAAAATATTATTATAATTGTAAGAAAATATTTAAAAAATGAAAAATATCAGAATAATTATAATATCATTAATTTTATTTTCTGTTTCCGGTTTAAAATTATATTCTCAAAAAAAAATACTTTATGATATTAATGCTGATCCTTTGCAACAATTTGAAAAAGCAATTAAAGAAGCTGAAAAAACAAATAAGCATGTGATGCTTCAAATAGGAGGAAATTGGTGTCCGTGGTGTTTTCGCTTTCACGATTTTTATAAGAATGATGCTGAATTAGATTCTTTGCTGAAAACAAATTATGTTATTATTAATGTAAACTATGATCCGAAAAAGAAGCAAGAATTATTTACAAAACTTGGTTTTCCTCAACGTTTCGGATTTCCGGTTATTGTGATAACTGATGCAGCCGGTAATAGATTACATACTCAAAATTCATGGTATTTGGAAGACGGAAAAGACAGTTACAATAAAGAGAAATTTAAAAGTTTTTTGAAGAATTGGACTGTTGAGGCGATTAATTCAGAGAATAATTATTAAGACAGATTTATTTTGATAATTCCTTTTCAATAAATATCTGATATAACTCTTTTGTTATAATTGTATTTTTAAATCCTTTATTTGCCAGACCGTTTATTAATTTAAGGTCACCTGTCCATAATATTGCTTTCAAATGAATTGTTAGTGCTAAAAACACTGTATCATCTAAGTCAATATTTGTTAGTAAGTCCACAGCTTTTCGTATATCTGCTTTGGGTATTAGAGCATCTCTGATAAACAGTATTTTCTTTGTTATCAAATCCTTTTCCTCTGTGTACTCTTCTTCACTGTATTGTGCAATTTTTCTTGCTTTTCCCTTGTATTTGTAAAGTTCTTTATTTAATTGGTCAACAGAGAAAAACTGAAAGTAATCTTTTGATTTTATTAATAATTCTCCTATTTTACCGTTACTGTTTAAGATTCCGCTGAAAGCAATATTTGTATCAACAACTATTCTCATTATTCACCTATCAACCTTTTTTTATTTTTTTTCCACCTGTTTTTTTTAATTTCTTTTACCAGTGAATCAACTTCTTTTTGAGTTGCTTTTGATTTTGACGCAATTTCTCTGAATCTTATAAAATCAACGATTTCTTCCAAATAACGAATATCGGTTGATGCG
This genomic interval from Bacteroidales bacterium contains the following:
- a CDS encoding thioredoxin family protein, yielding MKNIRIIIISLILFSVSGLKLYSQKKILYDINADPLQQFEKAIKEAEKTNKHVMLQIGGNWCPWCFRFHDFYKNDAELDSLLKTNYVIINVNYDPKKKQELFTKLGFPQRFGFPVIVITDAAGNRLHTQNSWYLEDGKDSYNKEKFKSFLKNWTVEAINSENNY